One genomic segment of Ricinus communis isolate WT05 ecotype wild-type chromosome 3, ASM1957865v1, whole genome shotgun sequence includes these proteins:
- the LOC8268851 gene encoding floral homeotic protein PISTILLATA codes for MGRGKLNMELISNEKSRMITYHKRKKGLTKKVQEFHILCDVDACIIIFSPKFNNRSFDIETWPSNRYEMRRIINRYRSQDNDRKRNQDLSHFFIARKKKIDEDIAKMRKAHMEAKYPAWDNRINLLQLHELSVLASVLQSKIEVATARVMKIRGESDHYFMVDSKSGIIHGGPISHNIRPNPMAATFANALVPKSLELEAFNNKQQPFYCTSQFDHPTSSHNQMLPALNVNNPTNSSTLMTMMMANGDDLNQFSGECSSERACSIIKDVTYFDPPTTHHQLVGNMMISPRAHPVSSSGLNRQLPMLPYRQDSAQMPNASSHQLRTPPFSEFCDFNERQ; via the coding sequence ATGGGGCGTGGAAAGCTAAATATGGAACTGATAAGTAATGAGAAGTCTCGTATGATAACGTatcacaaaagaaagaagggtCTGACAAAGAAAGTGCAAGAATTTCATATTCTTTGTGATGTAGATGCATGCATAATCATCTTTAGTCCTAAATTCAATAATCGTTCGTTTGATATTGAGACATGGCCTTCCAACCGCTATGAAATGAGGCGAATTATTAATAGATACCGATCTCAGGATAATGATCGTAAGAGAAATCAAGAtttatctcatttttttattgctCGGAAGAAGAAAATTGATGAGGATATAGCAAAAATGCGGAAGGCGCATATGGAAGCTAAGTATCCAGCTTGGGATAATCGTATAAACCTATTGCAACTTCACGAACTTAGTGTACTTGCAAGTGTTCTTCAGTCCAAGATTGAAGTTGCAACCGCTAGGGTTATGAAGATAAGAGGCGAGAGTGACCATTATTTCATGGTTGATTCCAAGTCAGGGATTATTCATGGAGGACCCATCAGTCATAACATTAGACCAAATCCGATGGCTGCTACTTTTGCCAATGCCTTGGTTCCAAAGAGTCTGGAATTAGAAGCTTTCAATAACAAGCAACAACCCTTTTATTGTACAAGTCAATTTGATCATCCGACATCTTCGCATAATCAGATGCTTCCAGCACTCAATGTTAATAATCCTACCAATAGTTCAACGTTGATGACGATGATGATGGCGAATGGCGATGATCTGAACCAGTTTTCTGGCGAGTGCAGTAGCGAGAGAGCATGTAGCATTATTAAAGATGTTACTTATTTTGATCCTCCAACAACTCATCATCAGCTGGTAGGGAACATGATGATTAGTCCGAGGGCTCACCCTGTAAGCTCCAGTGGTCTAAACAGGCAGCTGCCAATGTTGCCTTACAGGCAGGATTCAGCACAGATGCCTAATGCTTCTTCTCATCAATTGCGAACTCCTCCATTCTCTGAGTTCTGTGATTTTAATGAGAGACAATAA